Within Actinoplanes sp. L3-i22, the genomic segment TCGCCGCCGAGATGGCCCGCCGCCGGGGGCGCCGGCTGGACGTGGCGTACGCGACCGGCGAGAGCGAGGGCGGCGAGAGCGCCGGGGCCCGGGTGCTCGACGAGGTGATCGCCGCGGTGCCGGACCTGCCGCCGCTGCGCCGCCGGCTGCTGACCGGGACACCGGCCGCCGCCCTGGAACGCGCGTCCCGGCGCTCCGCGCTGCTCGTGCTCGGGCCGCGCGGGACCGGTGGCGCCGCCCGGTTCGGGTCGGTGGCCTACGAGATGCTCCGGCACAGCGGCTGCCCGACCGCCTTCGTCCACGGCCGCCGCGAGCCGGCCGCCCGCAAGGGCCGGGAGAATCGTGGGCCGGCCACGCACAAAGGTGGCGGGAAGTCGGAACCCGGCCACTCGACCACCCGCGCGTTGCTACGGTGAGCAAAAGCTAAGTCTTAGGGCAAAACGGGAGGAATGCCCGGTGCGCTCCGTGCTCCCGCCCGCCATCGCCCGCCGCCAATGGCAGATCATGGCCGCCTTCGGGGTCGTCGTGACCGCGGTCTACACCGCCTACTCGTCGACCGGCCTCGCCTCCGGAAGCCTGGTCCTGCTCGGTGTGCTGACCGTGGTGGCCTGCTTCCTCGGTCCCCGTCGCTGGGGCGCCGAGCCACCTGCTGCGTGGCTGATGATGGCCCTGGCCGCGCTGCTGTTCCTGGTCGGGCTGCTGATCCGGCCGACCGTCACCAACCTGGCGATGCCGCTGCCGCTGCTCGCCGACGTGGCCACGTTCAGCGGCTACCTGCTGCTCGGCGGCTTCCTGTTCATGCTGTTGCGGGCCCGGCAGAGCCTGGAGAAGCACGCCGTGCTGGACGGGCTGATCGTCTGCCTGGCCGCCGGGGTGACCAGCACGCTGCTGCTCGCCGCGCCGGCCGCGGCGATCTCCGGGCGGCCCGCGCTGCTCTCCATCATCCAGAGCAGCTATCCGCTCTTCGACGTGATGCTCGCGCTGCTCGTGATCAACCTGGCCTTCACCACCAAGACCTGGCCGGTCAGCATGGTCGCGCTGCTGGTGATGATGGTCGGACTGTTCCTCGGGGACACCGCGTACGCGATCGTCGGCGTGAACGGCCAGATCTACGCGTCCCCGCTGCTCAACCTGCCGTACGTGCCGGCGTACACGGCGCTGGGCGTGGCCGCGCTGCATCCGTCCGTGGTGGAGATGAGCCGGGCCGATCGGCTGCCCGTGCAGGCCTGGTCCTGGCAGCGCCTGGCGGTGCTGGTGCCGGCCCTGTTCCTGCCGTTCGGCCTGCTCCTGACGACCGGTACCAGCGCCGCCTCGCACCGGCTGCTGATCGCGGTCGCCGGCGCCCTGATGGTGGTGCTGCTGCTGTTCCGGGCGATCTCCGCGGTGCAGGGCCAGGTCGCCGCGCAGCTGCACTCCGAGCACCAGGCCACCCACGACCCGCTCACCTCGCTGCCGAACCGGCAGTCGATGTCCAGTGAGATCGAGCGGCTGGTCACCACCGTCGACCCGCACGGGCCGGACCGGGTCTGGGTGTACATGCTCGACCTGGACGGCTTCAAGTGGGTCAACGACTCGTGGGGGCACGACACCGGCGACCAGCTGGTGATCGAGGTCGGCCGGCGGCTGCGCGCCGCGGTGCCGGAGTCGGTGCCGGTGGCCCGGGTCGGCGGCGACGAGTTCCTGCTCGCCTTCGTCGGCGACAAGGCCGGCGCGCTGCGCCTGGTCGACGACGTCCGCGGCTGTTTCGCCCGGCCGCTGCCGGTGCGCGACACCGAGGTGGTGATCAGCGCGTCGATCGGGATCGCGCACTCCAGCGGCGACGCGATGCGCTCCGCGGTGACCGCCGAGGCGCTGATGCGCGACGCCGACACCGCGATGTACCGCGCCAAGGGCGAGGGCCCGGGCCGGTCCACGATCTTCGACACCACCATGCACGAGCAGGTGCGCGAGCGGATCGAGCTGGAGGTGGCGCTGCGGCAGGCGCTGGCGAACAACCAGCTGTACGTGGTCTACCAGCCGATCGTGCGGCTGGAGACCGGGATGCCGGTGGGCGCCGAGGCACTGGTCCGCTGGGAGCACCCGGAGCGCGGCTCGATCCCGCCGATGCTGTTCATCCCGATCGCCGAGGACGCCGGGCTGATCTCCGAGATCGGCACGTTCGTCCGGACCGAGGCGCTGCGCCAGCTCGGCGTCTGGCGCTCGCAGGGGGTCGTCTCGGAGAGCTTCTACCTGTCGATCAACGTGTCGCCGCGCCAGCTGAGCGAGGCGGAGCTGCCACTGGTGCTCTCCGGCGAGCTGTTCCGGTTCGGCGTGCCGGCCCAGTGCGTGGCGCTGGAGATGACCGAGTCGGTGATGGTGGACGGCTCCAGCGTCACCGCCCGGGTGCTGCACGAGCTGCGTCAGCTCGGCGTGAAGCTGCTGGTCGACGACTTCGGTACGGGCTTCTCCGCGCTCGGCTACCTGCGCCAGTTCCCGGTCACCGGCGTCAAGATCGACCGCTCGTTCGTGACCGGGCTCGGCAAGAACGACCAGGACGACGAGATCGTCCGGGCGGTCGTCGCGATGAGCCACGCGCTGGGCCTGAGCGTGATCGCCGAGGGGGTGGAGACCCCGTTGCAGCGGGAGGCGCTCTACCACTTCGGCGTGGTCAACGGGCAGGGCTGGCTGTGGGGCCGCGGGGTGATCGCGGCCGAGTTCGCCGAGACCTGGCACCTGACCGCGGCGCTGCCCGAGGTGCCGCTGCCGGTCGCCGCGGTCACCAGCAGCGGCCGCCACCGCCGGGATTAGGGGAACTCGTAGAGCCAGAACGACTGGGCGTCCATCCGGGTCGGCACGGCCTTGCCGGCGACCCGGCTCAGGATCACCCCGATCAGCCGGGGCAGCTGGTGCCGGTCCTCGTTGTAGGTGCAGATGTCCACGAACACCTTGCCGTCGACCGCGCCGATCGGCTGGTACAGCGTGCGCAGCAGCTCGACGAAGACCCCGGCGCCGCGCGAGCCGCGGGCCGCGCCGACGAACAGCACGTAGAAGATCCGCCGCTGGGCGTACAGCTCGGGCCAGTGGTGCGCGAAGTAGTCCGGCGAGATCAGCGAGACCGCGCTCAGCTCGGTGGTCATCGCGGCCAGCCCGACGACGTCGCCCGCGGCGTCGCGCGCCACGTACTTGTCCGCCCGCGGGTCGGCCATCAGCTCGTCGAACTCGACCTGGTGCAGCACGTGCCGGTTCACCGCGAGGATCGCCAGCTCGGAAAAGGCGTCGCGGTAGAAGCCCCAGGCCGGGTCGAGCAGCTCGGCCGGCAGCACCGGCATGACGTCCACGCGCATGACTGGCCCCCGTGAAGTTGTCCCGCTTCCCGACAAACCTCTCAGTCCCCCTGGTGCCGCGCGGGCAACTCCGGCATTATTCGCTCACGGATTTGCCCGGGTGATCCCGATCACCAGGTGGGAGGCGTGATGTCGGAACTGTTCGGCGCCGAGGGCCACGCCCTCTGGCTCACCGCCGTGCTGCTGG encodes:
- a CDS encoding bifunctional diguanylate cyclase/phosphodiesterase, with amino-acid sequence MRSVLPPAIARRQWQIMAAFGVVVTAVYTAYSSTGLASGSLVLLGVLTVVACFLGPRRWGAEPPAAWLMMALAALLFLVGLLIRPTVTNLAMPLPLLADVATFSGYLLLGGFLFMLLRARQSLEKHAVLDGLIVCLAAGVTSTLLLAAPAAAISGRPALLSIIQSSYPLFDVMLALLVINLAFTTKTWPVSMVALLVMMVGLFLGDTAYAIVGVNGQIYASPLLNLPYVPAYTALGVAALHPSVVEMSRADRLPVQAWSWQRLAVLVPALFLPFGLLLTTGTSAASHRLLIAVAGALMVVLLLFRAISAVQGQVAAQLHSEHQATHDPLTSLPNRQSMSSEIERLVTTVDPHGPDRVWVYMLDLDGFKWVNDSWGHDTGDQLVIEVGRRLRAAVPESVPVARVGGDEFLLAFVGDKAGALRLVDDVRGCFARPLPVRDTEVVISASIGIAHSSGDAMRSAVTAEALMRDADTAMYRAKGEGPGRSTIFDTTMHEQVRERIELEVALRQALANNQLYVVYQPIVRLETGMPVGAEALVRWEHPERGSIPPMLFIPIAEDAGLISEIGTFVRTEALRQLGVWRSQGVVSESFYLSINVSPRQLSEAELPLVLSGELFRFGVPAQCVALEMTESVMVDGSSVTARVLHELRQLGVKLLVDDFGTGFSALGYLRQFPVTGVKIDRSFVTGLGKNDQDDEIVRAVVAMSHALGLSVIAEGVETPLQREALYHFGVVNGQGWLWGRGVIAAEFAETWHLTAALPEVPLPVAAVTSSGRHRRD